ATATACTTGTTCTTAACAGGTTAACTAATGAAGAGGCATTCAGGCTACATTTGGaatatgtttatatttttaatatgcatCTTGAGAAAGAAACTTGAATGAATGTACAATTATGGAATGCTTTGAGTGCTTGATAACaatagatgaaaattatattttaaatttacatTGACGTACGTGTTATTTATTAAAATTGTTTCAAAAGCACGTtgaatattatataataaattgatcattttaatattttaaatatttattcaaaggtaaatatatattttttatttaaataaatatatatgtgtgtgtgtaatcttttaaaaaagatatattgcctagatatataataaataaaaatataatcatataaataaataaataatatttagaaataaattaaaaattacctTATAAAAGACATAAATCATATTAGTTTCTCACTAAATCATATTGGAAatgttataattttagataatatcataagatattttaaaattttaaaaaaatacattAGCATCCTACAAATGCTAAAATGTTAATGTTAACTTGAGATAGCACCCTTTGAGTATTTGTAATGTAGCATCCAAACcaaataaaatttgaaaataatttatcaaatattaaTTCTCATTTGAAATATGTATTGGACCCTCAATACACATCTCAAATGTGTTCCCAAATACACCATAAATAAGACAGTCATCAAGTCCAAGGAAAATACTTATAAAATACTAATCTCGCTCATAGAAGCACATATACTAAATTTTGGCCAAAAAAAAGTAAAGCAACTGCATAACACAAAGATTTATATACACAATAACCTATGACACTAAATTATGAAAAAGAAAAGTAAATCAACTGCATAACAAAAAGATTAGTCACCTGCATAAATCAGTGATATAAAAAAGAGAACAGAAGAACAATGATGCCACCAAACAATTATAAAGATCAGTGCTCCATGTATGAAGTAAACCATAGATGGCTAGCATGGCAACAATTTGGTAGATTTCCTCTAACAGAGATGGCTAGTTCGTCTATTTCAACCATATAAGAAAAGAAATCAGAAAGAAAGATTAAATAAGCCTTTGAAAAAGTAGGAATGCCTGGTACAGGGAGTTGGGATTGACCTGGGCTGGAATTCCAAAACCTCTACCAGATTGTCGCCTTTGCAATCATTCCACTGGACGTTCCTCGCCGAGCCCTTCTTCCTCCTACCGGTCGCCACTCCTCCACTCTCTTCTGCAGGCAAAAGAGATTCCTTCTCGGCTTCTGCCTCTTCTCTCCTGTTAGCACCCTTCACAGATTCCACCACAGCAGAGGGCCTATTCCTATTACAAACTTTACGGATCTTGCCACTCAAACTCATGTCTTTTTCACCGCAGATAAGAAACCGCAAGAAAGGGCACTCGAGAAACGTCTCATAGGAATTTTCGCCCTTCCAgagaccacaagaaaacctaaatcTATCGAACCCAGTCCAACCAAAAGAAATCTTGAAATCTTGCCACTCAAACTCATGTCTTTTTCACCGCAGATAAGAAACCGCAAGAAAGGGCACTCGAGAAACGTCTCATAGGAATTTTCGCCCTTCCAgagaccacaagaaaacctaaatcTATCGAACCCAGTCCAACCAAAAGAAATCTTGAAATCTTTCCCAACCCAAATCGTGACTGCGATCAAAGATGTACCCAGGAAGAAAATCCCGCACCAAAAGCCGAAAATACAGCGCCTTATTTCCGAGCAAAACTCCACAGCGATATCCAAAATTAAGCCGAAAAGCCGATGGTAGTCGAGAGGAACATGCAATAACGGAAAGAAATCACAAGAAATCGTGCGACATAGAAGATGATCTGTTTTCTATGAGGAGAGATGCGAGGGGAATTGAGAGAGGAAGAAGGCGGGCTACGGAAAGCCGCACATCTTTATCGCCAAGAAAACTGAATCTTGGCCACCCCTGGATCTTACCCTTAATTTCATCCCGATTAATTCCCAGTCGGTAGATCCTGTAGGGCCTATGTACGTTACCAACAACTACACCGGTATCTGAAGGGGTAAGGTGTTAACGGATAGAGAAGCGAAAAGGATCGAGGAGAGCGGCCAACTGCCGAACGGCCATAATATTTGTGCCCATCTGCTAAATAATGGATCGGACGGCCCGAATCAAATTGGGCTTGGCCGACTCCAATTTAACctgatctttctctctctctctccgccacCGACATGCTTCCGCCCAATACTCTCCGGTTTCTGCTGGCGTCGCgtccatcatcttcttcctccgcCTCCACCTCTGCATATCTTTGTATCGCCACGGAGGATCTCATTCCTTTTCGTAATGAGCATGAGTTTGTGGGAAGTTGTCGAAACCCCCTATTTCAGGTACGCATGTGTCGTCGCACCGAAGCAGGTTCTTTAAATCGTTTTCCATACTGTTCTCCAATCCCATTTCATGATCTTTTTCGTTATTTAGCTATCTTCTTGATGATGCATTCGATGTATGCATATGCTTTTACTTTCCACCTTGATTAAAAGGAGCTCTTTTTAGTCAAAAGGTGTTCGCTTTTGTAAATTGGGGGACGATTTGCATATGGATTGATATCTCCATCGTTATGTTGATGACGTGTGTGTAAAGAAATCGAGGGGTATTGTAGGCTGAAGCAAGTTTTACAATTGTTGAAACTTCCCACCGCGTGGAAACGTTTATTTAGAAATCCATAATTACatagtctttcttttttttaattgtgCTTTTCTCAATCATTTACATTTTATtgtaacatagatcaaatcaactATTTACAAGGAAAGTAAACAATTCTTGAGATATTACAGAAATCTTTGAGAAATCTTAAAATCATAAAGATAAACCttcaatatttatgaaatatttccaTTCATCTGATAAAAAAATTTGCATATGTCATGAATACTCATACAACATAGCCCAATATCTACACAAAACTGTTAAGCGACATCCACGTATAATATATGCAGAAAGATCGAATACTTGATGGTGCACTTTTCCAATAATAGATGGAGAGACTGAGATTTTTAATCCAAATCAATCCATTTAAATACTTTGACTGAATTATTTAACTATCTTTTAACTCGAATCCGATCGGTAAGTTACACTTAATTACCAGTTTCTATAGTCTGGAATTAGTGGAACTGCTCATGATGTTTTCTTTTGTGGCAACCAAAGATAAGAATAGATTATTCTTATTGTGAGAAATGAAGTTAGTCCCtttaaattaaaatcaatttatttcatcagaagGTATACTTATCCCAGGCTTTCTATGATGATGACATGACACTTGCAGGCTATTTTAGCTGCATCTAATTGTCTTTTCTGTAGATTGGCAAGTAACTCTGTTAATGTCAAGCCGCTTGTGATAGATAGTTCCTCTTCGTTTGGTACTCTCTTCTCCTTTCCATCGCCGGCCATTGGCACTTTGGTTTTCCTGATCGTCAACCTTCTTCCCTGCTACTGTCAATGGCATGGCATCATAGTTGGTTGCCGACTATATTTATGTACCATTTCAGGTTCATGCATCCTCAGGTCATTAATTtgctgaacttgtaaataaaatttagatataaatatttattcatacatattattttagataaaaaaaatatctacATTATTTATGGATAAAATATATAATGAGTCCGGTCCATGCATATATCAatttttatccaaaataaaatgcatattattttgaatataaattaaaaatgttGGCTCACAGCGGGTTTGGTTTTTCTTCGACGAATCGGTTCTGCAACGGACCGAACCAGAGACGACCGAACCAACATCAGCCGACAAACCGGGTCGGGTTGCTTtcggcttcctcttcttcccagtAAAACccgtagtcatctaagaaacagctCTGCCTTTCACTTCCTCCCCATCGATCGTCGATTCGGGTGAAGAGGAGGAACATCGATCGATTCGATGCCCCCAGACCCCTTGATTTGCTCTTGAGGCGTCGATTCGGAGACATGTATGCAAGCTCCAATCACTTCCCCCTCCAATCGTCCTTGTGTTGGGGCAGCTGTTTGCTTGCTGGATTTTGATTTGTGTTTTCTTGGATCTCCAGGAGCCCGGAAGAGATCGGGACGGCGGCGATCAAGCGCGCCATCGTGGCGCTCCGAAAGCGGCATTTGCTCGAGGAAGGCGCCCACGCTCGGGCCATCAACGCCCTCTCCAGACCCCTCGTCGCGCAGGTACGTCGAGACTGCACCATGGAATCGGGGGCAATGGCAACCCTCTATTGATGTAATAGTGGGAGTTCCGGTGCTTGTCGGTTATCCTAGAGCAGGATCGACACCACGGGAGAACGACCATTGTTAGGTTTATGCCTATGAACACGGAGGAACTGGATTATACTCTCTGGAAATAGATTAAATTTACACAACATGCGATTTGATGTCGACTTCGATGACTGCTGCTGTCTGGAGGCTATATCGGAAATTGATTCTTCCTTAATCCATCTCCCCTGTGCTCTTAATTCAACACCCCTAAAACTTATACTTTTGAAACTTTTTATCCATCCTAATTAACCATAGAGTATGACTTAATTATTCTTGTCGTATTGCTAAATTTTCACTTCATATGCTTGATACATTTTGTCTTAGTCTTTTTATTCAAAACCCAAGTTCCTAAGTTGTTTTGATGGTCAAAGGTCAATGCTAGCTAGACTCTGATTAGTCAAAATCATTATCGTCAACGAAGCACACATACCATAAAATTTTATCTTGAGTATGCTTTGAAATAAAAGCATAGTCATTTAGTTAGACTGTTGTGAAAATCTGGGACTGGCCTTATCTCGTTATTATATCTGAATTAATTGTCATAAAGAATCGCCATTGTGGCCAAGGATCTAAGTCACCAGAGAATGAGCAGTGTCATTGATCCTTGGAATGGTTTGTGTAGTTTGATCTAGATTGACATGGCTCAAGGATCTAAGTCACCAGAGAATGAGACTGTAATTCTTTTACATGCCACTCCAACCACAAGTTATTTCATAAATTACCTCGTAAAGTTACAATCTTGCATGAATACCTTTGAAACTACATAGAAACCATTCTGAATAAAGTTTATATAAACCTATCCAAATTTTCAACCATCATGTGCAAGCATGAAAAAATTAGGCTTATATGACAGCTATAACATTTGCATTTAGCCAGACATGCCCGCTAGGCGACACCAGGAATTGTAGAGCCCTAAAAAGGATGAGTCGGCTTAATaaggatttaatttttattttttgtagcaTATATAAGGATCATGTCATACTGGTTTGCCACTAAACTGTGTCCAATCCTTAATTAGTGTCTGTGCTATTGGAGGTGTGACGGGGTCTTCTATGTTTCGGATTATGACaagatggtggtgaatttcaactgAGTTTCAGATGAAAATTTTTTCATTGGTTGTATCCTCATATTGGATTTTCTTCTATCATATCAAGATACAATTGAGTTCTCATCTCTCCAAAAGAAATTGTGGGAGGTTAAGGCTAAGTTTGTCCATCTCTTATATGTCTTTGGTATGAtggttttaataaaaaagatAGCAGTGACAGTTGGGTGGAACAGGGTGAGATTTGCCATTTACAAATTCTCCCCAACTTTTAATTTAATCCTCTTTCTCATCCCTGCACCGAATTCTGACAATGTAGGAATTGTCTTTCCCACCCTTGCTCTGTTGGTAAAACTTCCTTCGCTTGGATCAGGCTTTTTATGTCTGACATACTTAGGATCCTCAGTACTCGAACCGAATAACTAAGCTGAAGGCCAGATACTTCAAAAATAATAGAAGTTAGATAATTAACTCCAGGGAATTATAAAATCATGAAATTGGGAATTTGGTGACaatgagggagaggagagagacaaAGGGAGGAGAAATGAAGAGAGTGAAAGGATGCAGAAAGGTGATGGATGGCTAGTAGGATGTTAATGTTATAATTTGGGGTAAAATGGACATATATGTGCATAATACATTATGCATACAAAAGGCCAACCAACATTTAGAATAAACTCAGACTTAACCAATAGTCATTATAACACATGTATTTCACCCATAACAGACATTATTGATTTGCTTTTAGACACATtctattcttaatgaagtcatatctAATGGAttgaattcaaattcaaattctgGTTGTTGTTATGTTAGACTAAAGTGGTCATTCGGTGATGAATGACTGAAAataacataaatcatcttcactCAGGTCATTAATGTATAtaaatttatgtatgtatatatatggtcTGTTGTGTTACAAAGCATTGAAATCTAGCAGGGCTTGGAGTGGAAGGAAAAAGCTGAAAACCTTGAGCTGGAACTGCAACAATGTTACAAAGCTCACACACGGTTATCTGAACAGCTTGTGGTAGAAATTGCAGAATGCAGAGAATCAAAAGCCCTCGTTCAAGAGAAAGaagaatcaattaataatttgcaAAATGACATCTCACTAGCAAGGTTGCCTTTATACAACCAGTATTACACATGTTTAACTAAGTGCTATTTGTATGAGTATGGTCATATTAATTTCATAAAAACAAATGTTTCAGGGAAGAAAACCTACAAATTAAGCAGGACCTAGATGAAAAGACAAAAGCTTTGGATTTGTTAATGAGTGAAAACCAGTCACTCAAAGCACAACTTGAGGAGATTAGATTGAAACTGAAAAAAACAGAGACTGAGAACAAGGATTTAATTGATCGTTGGATGCTTGAGAAGATGAATTCTGCAGAAAAGCTAAATGAGGTACTTTCAATTCTTATAATAGTGATTTCTAGCTTTATGGTGACTCTTTTTCCTTCTAATTTATCAATGAATTATGAAATGTTTCCATATGGTTGTCTACTTCATATCGATAGGATTTTTCTTTTTACAAATGTGCCTCAAAAAATTGTATAATTGAATTTATACCAATATGAAGTATAATATCTTGGTCTGTGTTCATCTAAGGATTTAAATACTTGTTGGAGCTGTATGTACAGCGATAAATTTTTTGGTCCAATTAAATGCTGATATCGAAAGTCATAGCTCATATAGTACAAAACTGTCATGTTGAAATTTTAAGGGCTAATTAGGCCCATGCAAGGACTGTGTTAGGccgaatgagaggcccaaacaatgccccaagaagtctcactatcgtggcacaatctttgagactgtgtcaggcggtggtaccgctagtctgggcggttgtaccaccctggGAGGgtaccaagcggtggtatcgccagtctgggcgatggtaccacccagcactgccccctatgcggtggtaccgcccagggcagtgttagtgtcagactgacgctgggtggcggcggtggtaccgcccatgcccgggaaacccaggatgagatgtttttaggctccaagtttgaatcaacttgaagcctataaatacccctctcatccctggttaaaggacacaagcatagagaatacaaaagtgagaaaatgctacggCAATCTCTTTATAAATTCCTTCCattttaagtttagaattatgtaaaagaggagtgtgagtgcttataagggttatctcctaaacctgtgaaaaggagaagaggggtgtaaaagatgattggccttcgcctattgaaggaagacctatagtggacaccggtgacctcatcggaggaggaaggtgaaagtggatgtaggtcacgttgaccgaaccactctaaaaatatgATTTGCATTTTACCTTAAGcaatttatccttactgcaaacctctttaatagcttactgccttgtaCGCTTTCGGGCTATCATtacgaaactggttttatcgaaacTAAACATTTTTGAAGAAACTGGTTTGTACTTTTTCTACCAACCTAAAGCAGCAAGATATCCATTTGCTTATCATTTTTGAAGAAAATTCATGTCCTAGATAAAATATAAAGGTTGGTAAAGAAAAATTAGCTCTACTGATATTGATTCATATGTCCCTAATTCAGTCTAATAATTAAACTTTATTGCTTCAACATATCATAATTAAGTGACAaagtacatttttatttttatttctttggaaAAAGATAATAGTATAACTATCAAGACTACAAAGAAACCTAGTCAAATCCATTAGGTTGTAAGACATTTTCACTAATATTCCAACAATAATAATGAGACCCTAAAACTTCAATATCAAATCGATATTAGATAACATTTGTCATGAGATAATTAacatattttatattatgatttatgtTCTAATTCCATTAAGATTAAATCTCCCCATCTACATTCCTTGTGTTAACAAACATATAAAGAGAAAATTAAGGTTAATTACTTTTAATTGTAATTAATATTAGTAGTttgagctatatatatatatatattaaaagtagtcttaatgtttttattattataataaattgaaTTACTGAGATTAAGTACAAATATTTGTATAAGTAAAACTGAGTCATTTCACCTTTAATAAATCAACCATATATAATTCAGTGATACATTCGGattttgtgattcccgtcctttaTGAATTTGGGACCCATTAGTAACTCAACCATCTAACGGGTCAAGTTCTAAGGATCCGTAAGCGGGTAAATAATTAGGTCATTTAGCGGATTGAGGATTCCGATCCATATTATCGGGTCGGATTTGTGTCATGGAAACGGGTTATTAGGCCTAATAAACCCTTTATAACAATAGCCATTATTTTTCCCTTCTTACCGTCGACGGCCCGTCCGCTTTCTTCTCTCACTCGCCCTTCTGCAGCCCTAGAATCGCCACCTGCGCCACCACCGAAATCCCATCTATCTGATCCTTCCGCCATCGTTCTTTCCTCCGATCTCGATCCCTTTGCGTGTCGCGAAGGGGAGGTTCCATGAACTGCGAAACCTGCCAACTCAAGGAACTGGTGAGACCCTATTTTCCGAAATCCTTTTGGCCCTTGTTCGTTTCATTCCTAACCTCATCCTCGAGTAGCTTCGAGTAGGTTCGCATATACCGATCCTCGTTTCTTGCCTCTTCTTCGTGTAATTTCAGGCGTGCTTAGTAGCTATCGCTTTAATTTCTTGTTGACTATTCTTCGATCATTAATACCAGGTGGTGGTGCCGACAGAGATACAAGATGTGCTGCGTTGTAAGTTCAATTATTGCTTATGTTAAACAGTGGAATTGGCATGACTATGATTAGGATGTGTAGCATTTGTCTTTTACGATTGTTAGTCTTGTACAATCAGCTGATTACCATGTAGTGGCTTTCTCACCGTAGCTATTTTTTTGCTGATGCATCGTAGATGCCCCTGTATGTAGATGTCAGGCATGTGATAGCCGTGTGTCATGCTGCACAACACGTGCTACAAATGCCAACAACTTATGCAATGCTGAGTTATAGTTCATGTGCGCACCTCGATACGAATGATAAGTTGGTCTGACTTTGCCAGATTCCTAGTTTCGTGAGAGAAAAAGGGTAAAATGTAAATTGTTATAGCTTCGGAAGGTCTAGCACTTGCATATACATGCAATTAAAGGAAAATTCGGTGTCATTTCAATGATTTAGGTAAGAATTCTTTTGTATTTGAGAATATCAAAGTTACTTTCTAGATTTCTTGGGAAACTAAAGATTTTAAAGTGAGCGAAAAAACAATGCAATGGTAAAAAAAATGGTTAATTGCAAAGATATGAAAGTGCTCAACCCTTACGCTATATGAAAATTTACGTTTTTTATCCACGAGATTTTCAATTTGACATGGTCACACCAATTTATCATTCATATAGAAGTTTATGTGGCGCCATGTCATAAATATACAATTTAGTTTTCCGATTTTGCAAGGAAAATATAAGGCTAAATTCTTCAGTCCATGGTTTCGCTGTTTTCAAGCTCACTTTTCCAAAATTAACACAACTTTAGATTTTCCTGCactctaaatataaaaaaaaggaaaattgtaAACATactattttttgtttatttatttatacttgaAGCATTTCATCATGGAATAAACTTTCTACAAATTTTCTTTGAATCAAAGTGGCGTAAACTATTTTTAATCTCTAGTTTTGCTTATGCCTTctttatcatgtatatttttttcTGAACTTCTGAAACAAATGCTGGAACTGCTTTAGCATTCCAGACCATGTGGTTATAGTGCGTATACTGCCTGTGACCTTTGATCTTCAGCAGTTGTCTTTATCTGTTGCTGATTTTTGGACACCTCTGCATATATTTATCAGTTCCTTTTTTGCAGGCATATTTCATACAATTATCTTCCATAGAGCATTAGGACTTGTTCGGCCCAAGGATGTTGAGTGTGAACACTTCAAGCTCACCTATTTAAGTTGTTTGCCTTATAACAGAAGCTACTTAAACTGTTGAGTTGTAACCATATCTGGCATATGTTGTTGCATACAGTGTCCCATTTGGATTTATTTCTTTATGTTTGctttctttcaattttttttgtGTATGGTGTCATAATGTGGCATCATCATTGGACACCCTTTCTTAACTAGGTAGCATATATCCAATTATCCATAGTTTATCAGTCCAAGTTGTCATGACCTTCTCTTTATGCACATGACCGGATTCTGTAGCAAACAGTCAATCCACAAGTTTTGGCATGCATTATTATCGACTTGACAACCAAGAAAATTGGGCATGCCTTGGTGCTGTTTGGTGTGTTGCTTCTTTATAAAGTGTGCTGTTAGTTTATGGTTTGCGTTTGACCTGTAAAAGACTGCCAGTCTGTTGCTTAATTGTGATTTGCATTGCTTTTGTCTCCGTTGAAGTTCTTTGTTTTGCGTTTATGTTTCTGTTATAGCCATCTTATCCTGAAGCTTTCATGCAGGTTCGTTGTGGAGATCATGAGATTGAATAGAAGATAGATGAAAAGATTGACCAGTTCATTGGTTGGGTAGAGAAACATCCAAACAGAAAATGCCAGGTTTATGCTTTTATATTATCAGATACCTATCAGTACTTACGGTTCACAGATGATGCTAGgactttattttcattttttttaggcTGATACGTTCATGAAATTTTTGCTGGTGCAGGTATGCTTATCTTTTTACGAGGTCAAAAACAAGCATGCAACATGGTTTGGGAACAAAATTGAGCGCCTTTATTGGGAGCAGTGGTATATCAATTTACATGTGTCAAACCCTAAATCTCATGGTAAATCTCATTATACCAAAGCACCCGTAAGCACTGGAGGTAGTAAGGCTCTTTCTCTGAATTTGCCAattttatcattattttattatttgataatcTAACCTTCTATATATCTTATGATCTTAGAAAATGCATCTGAAGAGAGCAGTTCGAGACATGCTGCCTTAGAGTCATCATTATGTGAAGTCTTGTTTCAAATTATAAGATTTGCTGATGAGAAAAAAGACCACATTCCAACTGTACAAAACTCTGAGATTATATCATTTCCATTTGGGATCTCAACTCCAAGGTTGCTTTGTCCGGACACCATTCTCTATGTCCTAGTAGCCACAATGCTTGATTTAGTGCATTAAGTGAATTAGATTCTACACAACTCGATCTCCAGGTAACACCTTTTCTCGACATGTTCGACAGTTCATCAGACTCCTCTTTTGGTTGGCATGCTGATGTGCTTAAGAGGATGCTGCAGACTGGACATCCTTCCATGCTCAGTTGACTTTAAAATTATGCAGGCGTAAGTTGCATACAGTCATCCTTTCATTTCTAAAAATGTTTATTCATGCTACAGAAACCATTGCTGCTTAAAATGTCATGGTAAATTAATATCAACTACTTCTCTGAACCAGGTTTATACTCGGTGGTGAATGAAGCTGAAGAGAAGGGGCATTTTGTCCATTGATCTTGTACATAACCCTTGGACAGGCCTATTAAATCCTCATCATTTGTTGCAGTTTCCTGAACTACATCTAAGGCATCATG
Above is a genomic segment from Musa acuminata AAA Group cultivar baxijiao chromosome BXJ3-4, Cavendish_Baxijiao_AAA, whole genome shotgun sequence containing:
- the LOC135635188 gene encoding autophagy-related protein 16-like isoform X1, with amino-acid sequence MSMSLWEVVETPYFRSPEEIGTAAIKRAIVALRKRHLLEEGAHARAINALSRPLVAQGLEWKEKAENLELELQQCYKAHTRLSEQLVVEIAECRESKALVQEKEESINNLQNDISLAREENLQIKQDLDEKTKALDLLMSENQSLKAQLEEIRLKLKKTETENKDLIDRWMLEKMNSAEKLNEAYFIQLSSIEH
- the LOC135635188 gene encoding autophagy-related protein 16-like isoform X2, with the protein product MSPEEIGTAAIKRAIVALRKRHLLEEGAHARAINALSRPLVAQGLEWKEKAENLELELQQCYKAHTRLSEQLVVEIAECRESKALVQEKEESINNLQNDISLAREENLQIKQDLDEKTKALDLLMSENQSLKAQLEEIRLKLKKTETENKDLIDRWMLEKMNSAEKLNEAYFIQLSSIEH